The following coding sequences are from one Shewanella eurypsychrophilus window:
- a CDS encoding YecH family metal-binding protein produces MSESIHGHQVMELMLTLGKAVTREELKILMHEHFGESAHYHTCSASEMNASTLIELLEKKGKFIESAEGIETAANRICSH; encoded by the coding sequence ATGTCCGAATCTATTCATGGCCATCAAGTGATGGAGTTGATGCTTACATTAGGTAAAGCAGTAACGAGAGAAGAGCTAAAAATATTGATGCATGAGCATTTTGGTGAGTCAGCACATTATCATACATGCTCTGCGAGTGAGATGAATGCCAGTACCTTAATTGAATTGTTAGAGAAGAAGGGCAAGTTTATCGAATCTGCAGAGGGTATCGAGACCGCCGCTAATCGAATTTGCTCACACTAA
- a CDS encoding PilZ domain-containing protein yields MADITEDLDDRRTSLRVDMEAERIGLAWHDVNGQQQLADGICIDLSRRGVLIEYKSGFKVGELLEVTFNPDNDKKHTVKGQVCRTISCSPQGFHIAIQLL; encoded by the coding sequence ATGGCAGATATAACCGAAGATTTAGATGACCGACGTACTTCCCTTCGGGTTGACATGGAAGCTGAACGTATCGGTCTGGCGTGGCATGATGTAAATGGTCAACAGCAATTAGCCGATGGGATCTGTATCGACCTCTCCAGACGTGGAGTATTAATTGAATATAAATCCGGATTTAAAGTGGGAGAACTCCTCGAAGTCACTTTTAACCCTGATAATGATAAAAAGCACACTGTCAAAGGTCAGGTTTGTCGAACCATTAGCTGTAGTCCACAGGGTTTCCATATTGCAATCCAACTTCTCTAG
- a CDS encoding AAA family ATPase yields MILLVGGEKGGAGKSCMAQNLAVHITQKYQANVLMVDCDPQRTTSDWIQARNEDPELPTINCIQLYGKIRNDLLSQDKHFDYVIVDCGGQDNLAMRAAMSVATYVVLPLRPKRRDLKTLPHMEDMLSTCKMVNPKMVATIVMTQCPSLPSQYKRILEAKEVVESFGLRVLNAVTFSRNIYDDSEEQGSSVIEIEPGGKAALEIHAIADELFAIEPENCYELN; encoded by the coding sequence ATGATCTTGCTTGTGGGCGGAGAAAAAGGTGGAGCAGGGAAAAGCTGTATGGCCCAAAATCTGGCGGTTCATATCACACAAAAATATCAAGCCAATGTCTTAATGGTTGACTGTGATCCTCAGCGAACCACATCAGACTGGATCCAAGCACGAAATGAAGATCCTGAACTGCCAACCATTAATTGTATTCAACTGTACGGCAAAATCCGCAACGATTTATTAAGCCAAGATAAGCATTTCGACTACGTGATAGTAGATTGTGGTGGTCAAGATAACTTAGCAATGCGAGCCGCTATGTCTGTTGCCACCTATGTTGTTCTTCCATTGCGGCCCAAACGTCGCGATCTTAAAACCTTACCCCATATGGAAGATATGCTCAGCACCTGTAAGATGGTCAACCCCAAAATGGTCGCAACGATTGTGATGACCCAATGCCCATCCCTTCCTAGCCAATATAAACGCATCTTAGAGGCGAAGGAGGTGGTTGAATCCTTCGGTTTACGCGTGCTGAATGCCGTTACCTTTAGCAGGAATATTTATGACGACAGTGAAGAGCAAGGCTCGTCAGTTATCGAAATCGAGCCAGGAGGTAAAGCCGCATTAGAGATCCACGCTATCGCTGATGAACTTTTTGCTATAGAGCCAGAAAATTGCTATGAGCTTAACTGA
- a CDS encoding phosphate-starvation-inducible protein PsiE, translating into MGKLYSQYGSKSLKAVEHFVLIIIAIATIIAIGQEIVHIITNARVDLADLLLLFIYLEVLAMVANYAESGKLPVRMPIYIAIVALARYLILDMKAMDDWRIITIAVSMLFLAVTVIIIRWGQLKLPYPRIKD; encoded by the coding sequence ATGGGAAAGCTATACAGTCAATATGGTTCAAAAAGCCTTAAAGCCGTTGAACACTTCGTCCTAATCATCATCGCTATCGCCACAATCATCGCCATTGGCCAAGAAATTGTGCATATCATCACCAATGCTCGGGTTGATTTAGCCGATCTATTATTACTGTTTATTTATTTAGAAGTGCTAGCCATGGTGGCCAACTATGCTGAATCGGGGAAATTGCCCGTTCGGATGCCCATCTATATTGCAATAGTAGCCTTAGCCCGTTACTTAATTCTAGATATGAAAGCCATGGATGACTGGCGAATTATCACCATCGCAGTATCGATGCTTTTTCTTGCTGTAACCGTGATCATTATCCGTTGGGGACAGCTAAAGCTTCCTTACCCTCGCATTAAAGATTAG
- a CDS encoding replication protein RepA, which yields MSLTDLKRRKKKSPQTQVSIEDFIEDANNYAFGQPSVVSQSRKKLSKGKQRGLDKHSTKIYKHATFSLTEDAIAILDQISTEAKIAKSRLIRILIYDFAAKRKNEQSAIIDLSND from the coding sequence ATGAGCTTAACTGATCTCAAACGTAGGAAAAAGAAAAGTCCTCAGACTCAGGTTTCCATCGAGGATTTTATCGAAGATGCAAATAATTATGCTTTTGGTCAGCCTAGTGTGGTGAGTCAAAGTCGAAAGAAATTAAGCAAAGGAAAACAAAGGGGATTAGATAAACATTCGACAAAAATTTATAAACACGCCACCTTCTCGCTGACAGAAGATGCCATTGCTATACTAGACCAGATTTCAACTGAGGCGAAAATAGCAAAATCTCGGCTTATTCGGATCCTGATCTATGATTTTGCAGCAAAAAGAAAAAACGAACAAAGCGCTATTATCGACTTGAGTAATGATTAA
- a CDS encoding sensor histidine kinase, translating to MPLILLLTQQMCLYLVIVYLVSKTPLFKFFSEAATRLPHKVFIYFIFSGFCIMATYFGEQTNDAIANTRAMGAVLGGLLGGPVTGFFVGLTGGLHRYSLGGFTDLACAISTTLEGLSAGIISLYLRKLGKSELIYSPLLVCLVTFSAEMMQMSIILIVAQPFGDALGLVKQIALPMLLVNSIGAALFMSMVRDQKTMFDKLSSAFSTKALKIAERSVGVLSKSFDQKSSTQVAQIIIEETHVGAVAITDREKLLAFIGTGADHHIPGTPISSKITQEAIENNCVMFADGVEVGYSCSISSQCRLGSSLVIPLRCENEVIGTIKLYEPKNKLFLNINRTLGEGIARLLSNQILFGRFERQQSLLTQAELKLLQAQVNPHFLFNALNTIAAIIKRDPLKARQLIQQLSLFLRINLKRTTGLVTLADELEHIDSYLTIEKTRFIDKLTVDIQIPHELLSYRVPAFTLQPIIENAVKHGTFHMLEHGMITVTSKIKDDLLLLEVTDNAGLYLVKENSEGLGMNLVHKRIQNQFGSQFGIDVQCQKDELTKVTIRLPYMESIL from the coding sequence ATGCCCCTAATCTTATTGCTCACACAGCAAATGTGCCTCTACCTGGTTATCGTGTACCTCGTCAGTAAAACGCCACTGTTTAAGTTTTTTTCAGAAGCCGCCACTAGGCTACCGCACAAGGTTTTTATCTATTTCATTTTTTCAGGATTCTGCATCATGGCTACCTACTTTGGTGAGCAAACCAATGATGCTATCGCTAACACCCGAGCTATGGGTGCTGTGCTAGGAGGGCTACTCGGCGGCCCGGTTACTGGTTTTTTTGTCGGGCTCACTGGTGGACTTCATAGATACAGTTTAGGGGGATTTACCGATCTGGCCTGCGCCATCTCAACAACTTTAGAAGGACTTTCGGCAGGTATCATTAGCTTATATCTGAGGAAACTGGGGAAAAGTGAACTTATTTATAGCCCGCTTCTGGTCTGTTTAGTCACATTTTCAGCCGAAATGATGCAAATGAGTATCATATTAATAGTGGCTCAACCTTTCGGCGATGCACTTGGCTTAGTCAAACAAATCGCTCTGCCGATGTTATTAGTCAACTCTATTGGAGCTGCGCTGTTTATGAGTATGGTTCGCGACCAAAAAACCATGTTTGATAAACTCTCTTCTGCATTTTCAACCAAGGCTTTGAAAATTGCTGAGCGAAGTGTGGGAGTGTTATCTAAAAGCTTCGATCAAAAGAGCAGCACGCAAGTGGCTCAAATTATCATAGAGGAAACCCATGTCGGCGCAGTAGCCATTACCGATAGAGAGAAACTCCTTGCCTTCATAGGCACGGGGGCGGACCACCACATCCCTGGAACGCCCATATCCTCAAAAATCACTCAAGAGGCGATTGAAAACAACTGTGTTATGTTCGCTGATGGTGTCGAAGTTGGATATTCCTGCTCTATCTCATCTCAATGTCGTCTTGGCTCTAGCTTGGTTATTCCACTGAGGTGTGAAAATGAAGTCATTGGTACCATTAAATTGTACGAGCCTAAAAATAAATTATTTCTCAATATCAACCGTACACTTGGCGAAGGCATTGCGCGATTGTTATCGAATCAGATTTTATTCGGTCGATTCGAACGACAACAAAGCTTACTGACTCAAGCGGAGCTAAAGCTGTTACAGGCACAAGTGAATCCACACTTTTTATTCAATGCACTCAATACTATAGCAGCGATTATTAAGCGAGATCCCCTTAAGGCAAGACAGTTAATCCAACAGCTTTCTCTATTTCTACGCATTAATCTCAAGCGCACAACGGGCCTTGTGACACTAGCCGATGAACTGGAACATATAGATTCTTATTTAACCATTGAAAAAACGCGATTCATAGATAAGCTAACGGTGGATATTCAAATCCCCCATGAACTTCTCAGCTATCGAGTTCCAGCATTTACATTACAACCTATCATAGAGAATGCGGTGAAACATGGAACATTTCATATGCTTGAACACGGAATGATCACTGTCACTAGCAAGATAAAAGATGATTTATTACTATTAGAAGTCACCGACAATGCAGGCCTTTACCTAGTTAAAGAGAATTCAGAAGGACTGGGAATGAATCTAGTTCACAAGCGTATCCAAAACCAGTTTGGCTCTCAATTTGGCATTGATGTGCAATGTCAAAAAGATGAATTAACAAAAGTAACCATTCGGCTACCCTATATGGAATCAATATTGTGA